Proteins from one Thermococcus sp. M36 genomic window:
- a CDS encoding tRNA (cytosine(49)-C(5))-methyltransferase: protein MSARDRIREVNPAFYERYSKLEDTDEFWEFIVRPLRQSIRVNTLKAPLEVVVERLSEEFELEQIPWAREGFFINVDNLAKVPEHGLGLVFGQEASSMIPPVVLDPKPGELVLDMAAAPGSKTGQMAQYMENEGCIIANDPKLSRANVLIANLNRMGVLNTRVTTKDGAYFARFTNTFNRILLDAPCSSVGMIRKKWRFLEEWRLRGVIKYMNIQKRLIRAAYEALKPGGTLVYSTCTIDPLENEEVVDYLLRKTDARLERIDLPVKTSEPILEWEGRTYSEELRKALRIHPNDNDTEAFFIAKIVKPEGGA from the coding sequence ATGAGCGCGAGGGACAGAATCAGGGAGGTAAACCCAGCTTTTTACGAGCGCTATTCAAAGCTCGAAGACACGGACGAGTTCTGGGAGTTCATAGTAAGGCCGCTCAGGCAAAGCATAAGGGTTAACACTCTCAAGGCACCGCTTGAGGTAGTCGTGGAAAGGCTGAGCGAGGAGTTCGAGCTGGAGCAGATCCCCTGGGCCCGCGAGGGGTTTTTCATCAACGTGGACAACCTTGCCAAGGTTCCGGAGCACGGCCTGGGTTTGGTCTTTGGCCAAGAAGCCAGCTCGATGATTCCTCCTGTGGTGCTGGATCCAAAGCCGGGAGAGCTGGTTTTGGATATGGCCGCTGCTCCGGGCTCCAAGACGGGCCAGATGGCCCAGTACATGGAGAACGAGGGCTGTATAATAGCCAATGACCCCAAGCTCAGCAGGGCCAACGTCCTCATCGCGAACCTCAACAGGATGGGCGTCTTAAACACCCGCGTAACTACAAAGGACGGGGCCTACTTCGCCCGCTTCACGAATACCTTCAACAGAATCCTCCTCGACGCACCGTGCTCCTCCGTGGGGATGATACGGAAGAAGTGGCGTTTCCTGGAGGAGTGGCGGCTCAGGGGCGTCATTAAGTACATGAACATCCAGAAGAGGCTCATCAGGGCGGCGTACGAGGCATTAAAGCCCGGTGGGACGCTCGTCTATTCCACCTGCACGATAGACCCGCTCGAAAACGAGGAGGTCGTTGACTACCTGCTCCGGAAGACCGACGCGAGGCTCGAGCGCATAGACCTGCCCGTGAAGACCAGCGAGCCGATCCTCGAGTGGGAGGGGAGAACCTACTCGGAGGAGCTGAGAAAGGCCCTGAGGATTCATCCCAACGACAACGACACCGAGGCGTTTTTCATCGCAAAGATTGTAAAGCCGGAGGGAGGGGCATGA